The Bacteroidota bacterium genome has a window encoding:
- a CDS encoding clan AA aspartic protease gives MGITKVTAKISNLAKSKPGYEALFLVDTGAIHCMAPKDELAKAGVQPEGKATYELANGQPHEVEYGFARILFMGAETVVQVIFGPEKVEPILGVVALENVGIGVDPVSMTLKKMPAIPLKYKRKC, from the coding sequence ATGGGAATAACCAAAGTAACAGCCAAAATATCAAATCTGGCGAAATCAAAACCAGGGTATGAGGCATTGTTTTTAGTTGACACCGGGGCAATTCACTGTATGGCGCCAAAGGACGAACTTGCAAAAGCAGGAGTTCAGCCCGAAGGCAAAGCAACTTATGAATTAGCAAACGGTCAGCCGCATGAAGTGGAATATGGCTTTGCAAGAATTTTATTCATGGGCGCAGAAACGGTGGTGCAGGTGATTTTCGGACCGGAAAAAGTGGAACCGATTTTAGGTGTGGTGGCGTTGGAAAATGTAGGAATCGGAGTGGACCCGGTTTCAATGACATTGAAAAAAATGCCGGCAATCCCTTTAAAGTATAAGCGAAAATGTTAA